A region of Tolypothrix sp. NIES-4075 DNA encodes the following proteins:
- a CDS encoding DUF2267 domain-containing protein yields the protein MAEKDLPFLEKVMVNGGLADIFDARDITEVAFRVMRDLMSTEAADRVEAELHKPAEKTDDKALQMEIAELWHDTNPLVGFLSRVRPPWQGPGIFKIDSDRFLFRVANEGGMPPNADREKVVMAIFSATKDELSEERIQEIASWLPDLVRKMWEEA from the coding sequence ATTGCGGAGAAAGATTTGCCCTTTTTGGAAAAGGTGATGGTGAATGGGGGTTTGGCAGATATCTTCGATGCTAGAGATATCACAGAAGTCGCATTCCGGGTGATGCGCGATTTAATGAGTACCGAAGCTGCCGATCGCGTTGAAGCTGAATTACACAAACCAGCCGAAAAAACTGATGATAAAGCGCTACAAATGGAAATTGCCGAACTCTGGCACGATACAAATCCGCTTGTCGGGTTTTTAAGTCGGGTACGTCCACCCTGGCAAGGTCCTGGCATCTTTAAGATTGATAGCGATCGCTTTTTATTTCGGGTGGCTAATGAAGGTGGAATGCCACCTAATGCTGACCGCGAAAAGGTAGTCATGGCAATATTTTCTGCCACTAAAGACGAACTATCAGAAGAACGAATTCAGGAAATTGCTAGCTGGTTGCCCGATCTAGTTCGCAAAATGTGGGAAGAAGCATAA
- a CDS encoding type II toxin-antitoxin system VapB family antitoxin, whose translation MATSLNINDALQQEALALDDQTTVDALVDTALREYIQRRKRLKVLDLFGTIDYNQDYDYKQQRCKHEHH comes from the coding sequence ATGGCTACATCACTTAACATAAACGATGCCTTGCAACAAGAGGCACTCGCACTCGATGACCAGACAACCGTTGATGCGCTAGTTGATACAGCCCTGCGCGAATATATCCAACGTCGCAAGCGGCTCAAAGTGCTTGACCTCTTTGGCACCATTGATTATAACCAAGACTACGACTACAAGCAGCAACGCTGCAAGCATGAGCATCATTAG
- a CDS encoding plasmid partition protein ParG, translating into MHISITDDLKKRFHATCVMRGKKMSQVVIELIEQWLESNEVPQAGEIKRL; encoded by the coding sequence ATGCATATTAGCATTACAGATGACTTGAAGAAGCGATTTCATGCCACCTGCGTCATGCGGGGTAAAAAGATGAGCCAAGTAGTAATTGAGCTAATCGAACAATGGCTGGAAAGCAACGAGGTTCCCCAAGCTGGGGAGATAAAGAGGCTATAG
- a CDS encoding CHAT domain-containing protein produces the protein MQTILILTANPKDTSRLRLDQEVRDIKEGLQRAKNRDQFVVESNFAVRPRDIQRTMLEINPSIVHFSGHGTQDEGLVFEDETGSTKLVDGEALAGLFALFAEQLECVVLNGCYSEVQALAIAQHINYVIGMKKAIADKAAIEFAVGFYDALGAGRTVEFAHKLGCAAIRLAGVPEQLTPILLNNKRNIDSFLDLPNEPAPEELNDSDREILTELLIRSGRAEYSARKALCIRIGIEANQLGFLRQSTDADFALELIDYLHTTDDKQALGKICKELEVVFKRGKYAADLESIKSKLKTQL, from the coding sequence ATGCAAACAATCTTAATATTGACAGCAAATCCTAAAGACACTTCACGACTACGTTTAGATCAGGAGGTACGAGATATTAAAGAAGGATTACAGCGGGCAAAAAACCGCGATCAGTTTGTTGTAGAGTCAAACTTTGCAGTGCGACCGAGGGACATCCAGCGGACTATGCTGGAGATTAATCCTTCTATTGTTCATTTTTCTGGGCATGGAACACAAGATGAAGGTTTAGTATTTGAAGATGAAACAGGTTCGACAAAGCTAGTCGATGGAGAAGCCTTAGCGGGACTGTTTGCACTGTTTGCAGAGCAACTTGAGTGTGTTGTTCTGAATGGCTGTTATTCGGAAGTGCAAGCTCTTGCGATCGCACAACACATTAATTATGTGATTGGCATGAAAAAGGCGATCGCAGATAAAGCAGCAATTGAATTTGCTGTGGGTTTTTACGATGCTCTAGGAGCAGGACGAACTGTTGAGTTTGCCCATAAATTAGGTTGCGCTGCAATTCGGTTGGCAGGTGTTCCAGAGCAACTAACCCCCATTCTCCTCAACAATAAGCGAAATATTGATAGTTTTCTAGACCTTCCGAACGAACCTGCACCTGAGGAACTAAACGACTCTGACAGAGAAATACTTACAGAACTGCTGATACGTAGTGGACGTGCAGAATATTCGGCACGAAAAGCACTTTGTATAAGAATTGGAATTGAAGCAAATCAACTTGGATTTTTAAGACAATCCACCGATGCTGACTTTGCCTTAGAGCTAATTGACTATTTGCATACTACAGATGATAAACAAGCTCTTGGGAAAATCTGCAAGGAACTTGAAGTTGTGTTTAAAAGAGGAAAATACGCGGCTGATTTGGAAAGTATTAAATCAAAACTCAAAACTCAATTGTAA
- a CDS encoding type II toxin-antitoxin system RelE/ParE family toxin, giving the protein MENIIDYIADKSSFDAAERLLKKINQKCSNLANFPNIGRRRDELSPSLQSFPVENYLIFYRPIADGIEIARVVSGYQDLDALFDEES; this is encoded by the coding sequence ATTGAGAACATAATTGATTATATCGCTGACAAGAGTAGCTTTGATGCAGCAGAGCGATTACTGAAGAAAATTAATCAAAAATGTAGCAATTTAGCCAATTTTCCAAATATAGGACGCAGACGTGATGAACTTTCTCCCTCGCTGCAAAGTTTCCCTGTAGAGAATTATTTGATTTTTTATCGTCCCATTGCAGATGGAATTGAAATTGCACGAGTTGTTAGTGGATATCAGGATTTAGATGCGTTGTTTGATGAAGAGTCATAG
- a CDS encoding type II toxin-antitoxin system ParD family antitoxin, whose product MSISLTPELEQFIQSQIASGKYTSTEDVIIAGIKLLEERERIYKGRFEELKREIAIGVEQLERGEVIDGEIVFRQLEQKLQQRRQQAGK is encoded by the coding sequence ATGAGTATTTCTTTGACTCCTGAATTAGAGCAATTTATCCAAAGTCAAATTGCCAGCGGGAAATATACTTCGACTGAGGACGTGATTATTGCGGGTATTAAACTACTGGAGGAAAGGGAAAGGATTTATAAAGGTAGATTTGAGGAATTAAAACGGGAAATTGCGATCGGAGTAGAACAACTCGAACGTGGGGAAGTAATTGATGGGGAGATAGTTTTTCGTCAATTAGAGCAGAAATTACAACAGCGTCGTCAGCAAGCAGGTAAATGA
- a CDS encoding clan AA aspartic protease: MIYGRLIDRKAIVPVIFRLPQQPDFSLDFVIDTGFNDYLTLPVQAVNAMNLPLYSSISARFADGSEALLAIHLATVVWDDVEKVVPILASGYKPLLGTAMMEEYHLEINFEDNGLVSL; encoded by the coding sequence ATGATTTACGGAAGATTGATTGACCGCAAAGCAATAGTTCCAGTGATTTTTCGTTTACCACAACAACCAGATTTTTCCCTGGATTTTGTCATCGATACTGGATTCAACGACTATCTTACCTTACCAGTTCAAGCAGTCAATGCGATGAATCTTCCTTTATATTCAAGCATATCTGCAAGATTTGCTGACGGTAGTGAAGCTTTATTAGCTATACATTTAGCAACTGTTGTTTGGGATGATGTAGAAAAGGTAGTCCCTATTTTAGCCTCTGGTTATAAGCCTTTGCTGGGAACTGCAATGATGGAAGAATATCATCTGGAGATAAATTTTGAAGACAATGGTTTGGTTTCGTTATAA
- a CDS encoding glycoside hydrolase family 19 protein, with protein MARKQGNPPTTHTVEAGDTLFDIAQAYYGDGNQWQKISAANGNIQPQSLQIGQQLQIPANNSGGNPPPPSGSGFASIVSRQTYEAMFPNRNSLYSYEGLITAAQKYPSFCNEGSDEQHKREAAAFLANIAHETGDLQYIEELNTANWPHYCDPTTYPCVQGKTYQGRGPIQLSWNYNYALCGKAIGKDLLNNPELVSRDSVISFTTALWFWMTPQSPKSSCHNAISQSGFGMTINIINGGIECGKGQVTQQAQHRIQLYQQFTRMLGVSPGENLSC; from the coding sequence ATGGCTAGAAAACAGGGAAATCCTCCAACAACCCATACTGTAGAAGCTGGAGATACATTATTCGATATAGCTCAAGCATACTATGGTGATGGCAATCAGTGGCAAAAAATCTCTGCTGCTAACGGTAATATTCAGCCTCAAAGTTTACAAATTGGTCAACAACTTCAAATTCCAGCTAATAACAGTGGTGGGAATCCCCCCCCTCCTTCTGGCAGTGGTTTTGCGAGTATTGTGTCGCGACAAACTTACGAAGCTATGTTCCCAAACCGTAATAGTTTGTACTCCTATGAAGGTCTGATAACAGCAGCGCAGAAATACCCAAGCTTTTGCAATGAAGGATCTGACGAGCAACACAAACGTGAGGCAGCTGCTTTCCTGGCAAATATTGCCCACGAAACGGGGGATCTACAGTACATCGAAGAACTGAACACAGCAAATTGGCCTCATTACTGCGATCCCACTACCTATCCATGTGTGCAAGGTAAAACATATCAGGGTCGCGGACCTATCCAGTTGTCATGGAACTACAACTATGCGCTATGCGGGAAAGCTATCGGAAAGGATCTGCTCAACAACCCTGAACTAGTTTCGAGGGATAGCGTCATTTCCTTCACGACTGCCTTGTGGTTCTGGATGACTCCCCAATCACCCAAATCATCATGCCACAATGCCATCAGCCAATCCGGTTTCGGTATGACCATCAACATCATCAATGGAGGCATCGAATGTGGTAAGGGGCAGGTGACTCAACAGGCACAGCATAGAATACAACTTTACCAGCAGTTTACCAGAATGTTGGGTGTTAGCCCAGGCGAGAACCTCTCGTGCTAG
- a CDS encoding CAP domain-containing protein: MSVEIYTDSNFSGAASGSLDQDYSYVGDFWNDKISSIKVYSGTWEFFEDANFQGKSFRLTPGEYPWVTNTWNDMISSFKKVGQDNPSGPSGGGMAQEILNAHNSYRSQVGVPPLTWSNTLASQAQEWANYLSSNRKFEHSGTSGQGENLWMGTSHRFSFTQMVGSWGNEKQHFVKGTFPNVSNTGNWADVGHYTQMVWRNTTQVGCAVVDGGDGNARLVCRYVSPGNVIGQSVF; the protein is encoded by the coding sequence ATGTCAGTCGAAATTTATACGGATTCCAATTTCTCTGGAGCCGCATCAGGTTCTCTCGATCAGGACTATTCTTATGTTGGAGATTTTTGGAACGACAAAATATCCTCGATTAAAGTTTACTCCGGCACTTGGGAATTTTTTGAGGATGCAAACTTCCAAGGGAAAAGTTTTCGGCTTACGCCGGGTGAATATCCTTGGGTCACTAATACCTGGAATGATATGATCTCATCCTTCAAAAAAGTCGGACAAGATAATCCATCTGGTCCGTCAGGTGGTGGTATGGCACAAGAGATACTGAACGCCCACAACTCGTATAGATCGCAAGTCGGTGTTCCACCCCTCACTTGGTCTAATACTTTGGCAAGTCAGGCTCAAGAGTGGGCAAATTACCTCAGTTCCAACAGAAAATTCGAGCATAGTGGGACTTCCGGTCAAGGAGAAAACCTTTGGATGGGGACATCACACAGGTTTAGCTTTACACAAATGGTTGGCAGTTGGGGCAATGAAAAGCAGCATTTTGTCAAGGGAACGTTCCCAAATGTTAGTAATACTGGCAATTGGGCTGATGTCGGTCACTATACTCAAATGGTTTGGAGGAACACTACACAAGTAGGATGTGCTGTTGTTGACGGTGGTGATGGGAACGCTAGACTCGTTTGCCGCTACGTTTCGCCGGGAAATGTTATTGGTCAATCAGTTTTCTAA